A portion of the Perognathus longimembris pacificus isolate PPM17 chromosome 20, ASM2315922v1, whole genome shotgun sequence genome contains these proteins:
- the Gfy gene encoding Golgi-associated olfactory signaling regulator yields the protein MKPLHLILFFLIFLMAQLGCKAALMASPLEASDVLEMGHSLEPSPGASENATRDYQPNVAFPVTLYPEPSRIAHTISPENSALDSSEAPSPDLQETPPSKSPVTPRVDPLTTSIPESLNTPKTNPAKATYPEPPESSKTSLIETSYPGPPEAPQMDPSKSSHPEFSDPTQTTHQETPEIAKLTAPEIPSAKTPGALSLEPTNSLNLKSLETLEPVTTGTPRSELTPTTHPDPTESVHPESLATHIPSHTEIPQTEFPTSHYQGTTGNPTTFDTGTSTSLYPKTPLALKEGTATKNDPGALAISQPDSPKLPTSESPGEAPPNSLPKGLDTPPPSARIAGPPAPPGPPSQLAPAAPPAPERRGQGERVNTIIVVERVKETGVALVGRPRGGGGGGGGALCLFFAGTGLLIGIVLLLWCLYRRAARHRPFSHHRLPDGGDEPVLHLDAPKDPYDLYFYAPDAWIPSHIATKQPPSTPPLPPKLPPPPRVGRPQPLEALSPATLPNNFV from the exons ATGAAACCCCTCCacctcatcctcttcttcctcatcttcctcatgGCCCAGCTGGGTTGCAAGGCTGCCCTGATGGCCTCTCCTCTTGAGGCCTCCGATGTCCTGGAGATGGGTCACTCCCTTGAGCCCTCCCCTGGGGCTTCTGAAAATGCCACTAGAGACTACCAGCCTAATGTAGCATTCCCAGTGACCCTTTACCCTGAGCCCTCCAGGATAGCTCACACCATCTCCCCTGAGAACTCTGCCCTTGATTCCAGTGAAGCCCCCAGTCCTGACCTCCAAGAGACCCCACCATCAAAGTCTCCTGTGACCCCAAGAGTTGACCCACTCACAACATCCATACCAGAATCTCTAAACACCCCCAAAACTAACCCTGCCAAAGCAACATATCCAGAACCTCCTGAGTCTTCTAAAACTAGCCTGATTGAAACTTCATATCCAGGACCCCCTGAGGCCCCTCAAATGGATCCCTCCAAAAGTTCACACCCAGAATTTTCTGACCCTACACAAACAACACACCAAGAAACTCCAGAAATTGCCAAACTTACTGCCCCAGAAATTCCATCTGCTAAAACTCCTGGTGCCCTAAGTCTTGAGCCCACCAATTCTTTAAACCTCAAATCTCTAGAAACTCTTGAGCCTGTCACCACTGGGACCCCACGCTCTGAATTAACCCCGACCACCCATCCTGACCCAACTGAAAGTGTCCACCCTGAGTCTCTGGCCACCCACATCCCCAGCCACACTGAGATTCCACAGACAGAATTCCCCACATCCCACTATCAGGGTACCACAGGGAACCCCACGACCTTTGATACTGGAACCTCAACAAGCCTTTACCCCAAAACACCGCTGGCCCTTAAGGAGGGGACTGCCACTAAGAATGATCCAGGAGCCCTTGCAATCTCTCAGCCTGACTCCCCTAAATTGCCCACCTCAGAATCTCCAGGGGAGGCCCCTCCAAACTCACTCCCGAAGGGGCTGgacacccctcctccctctgcccgcATTGCAGGGCCCCCTGCTCCTCCAGGGCCCCCCAGTCAGCTTGCTCCTGCTgctcccccagccccagagcGGAGAGGTCAAGGTGAGAGAGTCAACACTATCATTGTGGTGGAGCGAGTGAAAGAGACAG GCGTGGCTCTGGTGGGGcggccccgcggcggcggcggcggcggcggcggggctttGTGCCTGTTCTTCGCGGGGACCGGGCTGTTGATCGGCATCGTGCTGCTGCTGTGGTGTCTCTACCGCCGGGCGGCCCGGCACCGGCCCTTCTCACACCACCGACTCCCGGACGGCGGGGATGAGCCCG TTCTGCATTTAGACGCCCCGAAGGACCCCTACGACCTCTACTTTTATGCACCGGATGCTTGGATCCCTTCGCACATCGCCACCAAGCAGCCACCGTCCACACCCCCGCTGCCGCCCaagctgcccccgcccccccgcgtgGGGCGACCCCAACCCCTGGAGGCCTTGTCCCCCGCCACACTGCCCAACAACTTCGTGTGA
- the Pth2 gene encoding tuberoinfundibular peptide of 39 residues: METPQVSRSPRVRLLLLLLLLLVPWGPRTVLGVALPPAAVFSLRTPGRTSAGPATPVSRRSLALADDAAFRERARLLAALERRHWLNSYMHKLLLLDAP; encoded by the exons ATGGAGACCCCACAGGTGTCCAGGAGCCCCCGGGtgcggctgctgctgcttctgctgctgctgctggtgcccTGGGGGCCGCGCACTGTCTTAGGGGTCGCGCTGCCCCCCGCTGCAGTCTTCAG CCTCCGCACCCCCGGCCGAACCTCAGCGGGTCCGGCCACCCCGGTGTCGCGGCGGAGCCTCGCGCTGGCGGACGACGCGGCCTTCCGGGAGCGCGCGCGGCTGCTGGCCGCCCTGGAGCGCCGCCACTGGTTGAACTCGTATATGCACAAGCTGCTGCTGCTCGACGCGCCCTGA
- the LOC125338576 gene encoding 40S ribosomal protein S27-like, with the protein MPLAKGSSPSLSWKGEKRKHQKQHLVQIPNSYLVDVKFPGCCKITRVFSRVQTGVLCVGCCTVMCQPTGVKVRLIEGCSFRRKQH; encoded by the coding sequence ATGCCTCTCGCCAAAGGATCTTCTCCATCCCTCTCCTggaaaggggagaagaggaaacaCCAGAAGCAGCACCTGGTGCAGATCCCCAACTCCTACCTCGTGGATGTGAAATTCCCAGGATGCTGTAAAATTACCAGGGTCTTTAGCCGTGTGCAAACAGGAGTTTTGTGTGTTGGTTGCTGCACTGTCATGTGCCAGCCTACAGGAGTGAAAGTCAGGCTTATAGAAGGATGTTCCTTCAGAAGGAAGCAGCACTAA